From one Coffea eugenioides isolate CCC68of chromosome 11, Ceug_1.0, whole genome shotgun sequence genomic stretch:
- the LOC113753423 gene encoding transcription factor BHLH089 isoform X2, with protein MDPQASYNLGCDTAAYNLAEIWPFPMNNGPGPGPGASAATSFHNTNDFVATMSMNMNVNSGVNRDRDPMVMEQAPNPTPNSSGGGGARRRRDEDEAVKGVSNSSNGNAMKACDSKKLKTAGAHENREAEAEGEANSGKAAEPSPKPAEPPKQDYIHVRARRGQATDSHSLAERARREKISERMKILQDLVPGCNKVIGKALVLDEIINYIQSLQRQVEFLSMKLEAVNSRLSPGIEGFPSKDAVREYARGTSPDWLHMQIGGGFERSS; from the exons ATGGATCCGCAAGCGTCCTATAATCTGGGATGTGATACGGCGGCGTATAACTTAGCGGAGATCTGGCCGTTTCCTATGAACAACGGTCCCGGTCCCGGTCCCGGTGCAAGCGCTGCGACGTCGTTTCACAATACTAATGACTTTGTTGCCACTATGAGTATGAACATGAATGTGAATTCCGGTGTTAATAGAGACCGTGATCCGATGGTAATGGAGCAGGCTCCAAATCCGACTCCCAACAGCAGTGGTGGCGGAGGAGCTAGGCGGAGAAGAGATGAGGATGAGGCAGTTAAAGGAGTTTCAAATAGCAGTAATGGCAATGCCATG AAAGCATGTGATAGTAAAAAACTTAAGACAGCAGGAGCGCATGAGAATCGGGAAGCGGAGGCAGAAGGGGAAGCAAATTCAGGCAAGGCAGCGGAACCATCTCCAAAACCGGCTGAACCACCTAAGCAAGATTACATCCATGTGCGAGCGAGAAGAGGTCAAGCTACAGACAGTCATAGTCTAGCCGAAAGG GCTAGGCGAGAGAAGATAAGTGAGAGGATGAAAATTCTCCAGGACCTAGTCCCTGGTTGTAACAAG GTTATCGGAAAAGCTTTGGTTCTTGATGAGATTATCAATTATATCCAATCCTTACAGCGCCAAGTTGAG TTTCTTTCAATGAAGCTTGAAGCAGTTAATTCAAGATTAAGCCCTGGAATTGAAGGTTTTCCCTCCAAAGAT GCGGTGAGGGAATATGCTAGGGGTACATCACCTGATTGGTTGCACATGCAGATTGGTGGTGGTTTTGAAAGATCAtcatga
- the LOC113753871 gene encoding ubiquitin-like modifier-activating enzyme atg7: MDVDAEEGTLLKFAPFQSRVDEGFWHRLSSLKLNKLRLDESPMPITGFFAPCSHKQVPSRLTLLAESLPSEDQKQSSSLPATLNQGNRNRCPVPGILYNTNTLEGFNGIDRVSLLETEAKKIWDDIHNGKVEESSSVLLRFMVISFAELKKWSFCYWFAFPALMLDPAARVVSLRSASQCLSLEQAESLSSACNEWRNTSSTTGVPFFLVCIASDSHVTLRHLADWEACMDDGQKVLFGFYDPCNVPYPGWPLRNYLAYICIRWGLEKVHFLCYRETRGFADLGFSLIGEASISVSPEWKTRDCTPKAVGWEVNKGNAKPNFISLAKAMDPTSLAISSADLNLKLMKWRAVPDLNLSILSATRCLILGAGTLGCEVARLLMAWGFRKITMLDSGKVAISNPLRQSLYTLDDCGEFKAIAAVRSLNRIFPAVEAEGIVMAIPMPGHPVPEQEEQSVLEDCKRLHDLVECHDVIFLLTDTRESRWLPTLLCSSANKIAITAALGFESFVVMRHGAGPLSMIKDSGALSSLSAEMHNLSLTNRMGKQRLGCYFCNDVVAPVDSTANRTLDQQCTVALPGLASITSGYAVKLLAGILQDRLGIFADAEFANSANNPSSENCLGILPHQIRGSLSQMSMITLVGHASSSCTGCSSTVILEYQKRGLDFVLQAINTPMYLEDRTGLTELKKSADSFNLDWEVGTDDVEDDCVEI; encoded by the exons ATGGACGTTGACGCTGAGGAAGGAACTTTGCTTAAATTTGCACCGTTTCAAAGTAGAGTGGATGAGGGTTTCTGGCATAGATTATCTTCATTGAAGCTCAACAAATTACGGCTTGATGAATCTCCAATGCCCATTACTG GTTTTTTTGCACCTTGTTCGCACAAGCAAGTTCCAAGTCGTCTGACCCTTCTGGCCGAGTCTCTGCCTAGTGAAGATCAAAAacaatcatcatccttacctgcTACTTTGAATCAGGGGAATAGGAATAGATGTCCTGTACCTGGCATTCTTTACAATACGAACACTTTGGAGGGCTTCAATGGCATTGATAGAGTGAGCTTACTTGAGACTGAAGCTAAGAAG ATTTGGGATGATATTCACAATGGTAAAGTGGAGGAGAGCAGCTCTGTGCTCTTAAGATTCATGGTTATATCATTTGCAGAGCTGAAAAAATGGAGCTTTTGTTATTGGTTTGCTTTCCCGGCTCTAATGCTTGATCCTGCAGCAAGGGTGGTCAGTTTGCGGTCAGCATCCCAGTGCCTTAGTTTAGAACAG GCTGAGTCCTTGTCATCAGCATGTAATGAGTGGCGTAATACAAGCTCTACAACAG GTGTGCCATTTTTTCTGGTTTGTATTGCTTCAGACTCTCATGTTACTCTTAGACATCTAGCTGATTGGGAAGCTTGCATGGATGATGGTCAAAAG GTTTTATTTGGTTTTTATGACCCTTGTAATGTTCCATATCCTGGTTGGCCACTTCGAAATTATCTTGCATATATTTGCATAAGATGGGGTCTTGAGAAGGTTCATTTCTTGTGCTATCGCGAGACTCGTGGTTTTgcagatttagggttttcacTCATTGGAGAAGCTTCTATATCAGTTTCACCAG AATGGAAAACTCGTGACTGTACGCCTAAAGCTGTTGGATGGGAAGTGAACAAAGGGAATGCTAAACCAAACTTCATCAGCCTTGCAAAGGCTATGGATCCAACTAG TTTAGCCATATCAAGTGCAGATTTGAATTTAAAGCTTATGAAATGGCGTGCAGTGCCAGATTTGAACCTCAGCATCTTGTCTGCTACTAGATGTCTTATACTGGGAGCAGGTACACTTGGATGCGAAGTTGCTAGATTGCTTATG GCTTGGGGTTTCCGTAAAATTACAATGCTTGATAGCGGCAAGGTTGCCATTTCGAATCCACTGAGGCAGTCCCTGTACACATTAGATGACTGCGGTGAATTTAAGGCCATTGCTGCAGTTAGAAGTTTAAATCGCATCTTTCCTGCAGTG GAAGCAGAAGGCATTGTGATGGCTATTCCAATGCCTGGGCATCCGGTGCCCGAACAAGAAGAGCAAAGTGTGCTTGAGGATTGTAAACGGCTGCACGATTTAGTTGAATGTCATGATGTAATATTCTTGCTGACTGATACGCGAGAGAGTCGGTGGCTGCCTACTCTTCTTTGCTCTAGTGCTAACAAG ATAGCTATTACAGCAGCTCTAGGATTTGAGAGCTTTGTAGTTATGCGTCATGGAGCTGGTCCTTTGAGCATGATCAAAGATTCTGGAGCTCTAAGTAGTTTGTCTGCTGAAATGCACAACCTCTCACTTACAAACAGGATGGGAAAACAGAGACTAGGATGCTATTTCTGTAATGACGTGGTTGCGCCAGTTGAC TCGACTGCAAACCGTACCTTGGATCAGCAGTGCACAGTTGCTCTTCCTGGACTTGCTTCTATTACATCTGGCTATGCTGTTAAACTTCTAGCAGGAATTTTACAAGATCGTTTGGG GATATTTGCGGATGCTGAATTTGCAAACTCAGCTAATAACCCGAGCAGTGAGAATTGTCTTGGTATCTTGCCCCATCAGATTCGAGGATCCCTCTCCCAGATGTCTATGATAACACTTGTGGGGCATGCCTCTTCTAGCTGCACTGGTTGTAGCAGCACT GTGATATTGGAATATCAGAAGAGAGGGCTGGATTTTGTCCTTCAAGCTATCAATACACCTATGTATCTAGAAGATCGAACAGGACTAACAGAGCTGAAAAAGTCAGCTGATTCTTTTAATTTGGATTGGGAAGTTGGAACTGATGATGTGGAGGATGATTGTGTGGAAATATAA
- the LOC113753423 gene encoding transcription factor BHLH094 isoform X1: MDPQASYNLGCDTAAYNLAEIWPFPMNNGPGPGPGASAATSFHNTNDFVATMSMNMNVNSGVNRDRDPMVMEQAPNPTPNSSGGGGARRRRDEDEAVKGVSNSSNGNAMKACDSKKLKTAGAHENREAEAEGEANSGKAAEPSPKPAEPPKQDYIHVRARRGQATDSHSLAERARREKISERMKILQDLVPGCNKVIGKALVLDEIINYIQSLQRQVEFLSMKLEAVNSRLSPGIEGFPSKDFGQQPFDSSGMAFASQAVREYARGTSPDWLHMQIGGGFERSS, translated from the exons ATGGATCCGCAAGCGTCCTATAATCTGGGATGTGATACGGCGGCGTATAACTTAGCGGAGATCTGGCCGTTTCCTATGAACAACGGTCCCGGTCCCGGTCCCGGTGCAAGCGCTGCGACGTCGTTTCACAATACTAATGACTTTGTTGCCACTATGAGTATGAACATGAATGTGAATTCCGGTGTTAATAGAGACCGTGATCCGATGGTAATGGAGCAGGCTCCAAATCCGACTCCCAACAGCAGTGGTGGCGGAGGAGCTAGGCGGAGAAGAGATGAGGATGAGGCAGTTAAAGGAGTTTCAAATAGCAGTAATGGCAATGCCATG AAAGCATGTGATAGTAAAAAACTTAAGACAGCAGGAGCGCATGAGAATCGGGAAGCGGAGGCAGAAGGGGAAGCAAATTCAGGCAAGGCAGCGGAACCATCTCCAAAACCGGCTGAACCACCTAAGCAAGATTACATCCATGTGCGAGCGAGAAGAGGTCAAGCTACAGACAGTCATAGTCTAGCCGAAAGG GCTAGGCGAGAGAAGATAAGTGAGAGGATGAAAATTCTCCAGGACCTAGTCCCTGGTTGTAACAAG GTTATCGGAAAAGCTTTGGTTCTTGATGAGATTATCAATTATATCCAATCCTTACAGCGCCAAGTTGAG TTTCTTTCAATGAAGCTTGAAGCAGTTAATTCAAGATTAAGCCCTGGAATTGAAGGTTTTCCCTCCAAAGAT TTTGGCCAGCAGCCATTTGATTCATCTGGGATGGCCTTTGCTTCACAGGCGGTGAGGGAATATGCTAGGGGTACATCACCTGATTGGTTGCACATGCAGATTGGTGGTGGTTTTGAAAGATCAtcatga